In one Maniola hyperantus chromosome 6, iAphHyp1.2, whole genome shotgun sequence genomic region, the following are encoded:
- the APC4 gene encoding anaphase-promoting complex subunit 4, with protein sequence MYHCGMRQMEEKHVANKVDLMVWNNRLDLLALTNFKGEVQVHRLHWQKVWNLPPPKENITVDAMAWRPDGKALAIGYSHGTVCIVDIEDKEIIDKYDFAYETSEEFYTAKNYGIPCITWAVKAGTLESAVEYNLYDDPAIFLPKPPSPSNAYKNQVTEDISKSFKENQDQSQLSMLMIAYGSGNIYMSVFGRYPYGTVHLSQITKDDCGEYKILDINLSDDFSVMQVLYSDTSNNIHLSLVNTSILSAYAEELFVVATRHSQIVNMVTNLDKTMISITEAWEHILLEMDTKMAYYASSVPDGGVSADLLELLMLGVPSDELEVFLLNELTAKGLKKFGNSVELSYSTIQKLVLKQLNIVGQSLTYYLAELRGLTRIPDRYKVLGLEEKLVTEAIKASCAFLNKCLELQQVIDVSMRNYKAFFRWLFLVIVRLLDEQTSSDFVKITQQELTHIADFLYNFDNVQIDNNDTGEKPVKFNLERLGQYLQDQELTILPDDEDNPWHKYLRENSCLLKDNDTIFSMMDFRRFSLVQQQNYLKLAVGKIFDVRTKDVGKYFTVLYNLKCHQNANKIARNKLRISQIFDASEDRFMMAFTDTENIKEEIYFVSVNVKERLCNATCCKYSFSSCLLRDDDETPERNLCILDLQFYSSQYLSVLVKHPSVDDSTMFIQVPLKIVLENSIEFNMKSKSLLVFNEKVPKKNISPLLDSSVYKVLEKMDGFRIAVSGSRKVAVVLSNSNRKVRVFEMEINGEDEEDETLDTTPLSQTSQT encoded by the exons ATGTATCATTGCGGAATGAGGCAAATGGAAGAAAAACACGTTGCAAACAAAGTAGACCTTATGGTTTGGAATAATCGTCTCGATTTGTTAGCTCTTACCAACTTTAAAG gTGAAGTTCAGGTTCACAGACTACACTGGCAAAAAGTTTGGAATTTACCACCACCAAAAGAAAACATAACAGTTGATGCTATGGCATGGAGACCTGATGGAAAG GCCTTAGCAATAGGATACAGTCATGGCACAGTGTGTATTGTGGATATTGAAGATAAAGAAATCATTGATAAATATGATTTTGCCTATGAGACATCAGAAGAATTTTATACAGCTAAAAATTATGGAATACCATGTATAACATGGGCTGTTAAGGCTGGTACATTAGAAAGTGCAGTTGAATATAATCTATAT GATGATCCTGCAATATTTCTCCCTAAGCCCCCTTCTCCTAGCAATGCATATAAAAATCAAGTCACAGAAGACATTTCAAAAAGCTTTAAAGAAAACCAAGATCAATCACAGCTAAGCATGTTAATGATTGCATATGGCTCAGGAAATATTTATATGAGTGTCTTTGGAAGATATCCCTATGGCACAGTGCATCTATCTCAGATAACAAAAGATGATTGTGGGGAATATAAAATACTTGATATCAATTTGTCTGATGATTTTAGCGTGATGCAAGTACTATATTCAGATACTAGTAACAATATTCATCTGTCGCTTGTAAATACAAGCATTTTATCAGCTTATGCTGAAGAATTGTTTGTGGTCGCAACAAGACACAGTCAAATAGTAAATATGGTGACAAACTTAGATAAAACCATGATTTCAATAACTGAAGCTTGGGAACACATTTTGTTAGAAATGGACACCAAAATGGCATATTATGCATCATCAGTTCCAGATGGTGGAGTTTCAGCAGACTTGTTAGAACTGCTTATGTTAG gAGTCCCATCTGATGAATTAGAAGTGTTCTTACTAAATGAGCTTACTGCTAAAGGTTTGAAGAAGTTTGGCAATTCAGTAGAGCTAAGTTATTCCACTATACAGAAGTTGGTTTTGAAGCAGTTAAATATTGTAGGACAAAGTCTTACATATTACTTGGCAGAATTGAGAGGCTTAACAAGAATACCTGACCGATATAAG GTTTTAGGATTAGAAGAAAAACTGGTAACTGAAGCAATAAAAGCTAGCTGTGCTTTTTTAAACAAATGTCTTGAACTGCAACAAGTGATTGATGTGTCTATGAGAAATTATAAAGCATTCTTCAGATGGCTATTTCTAGTGATTGTTCGTTTGTTAGATGAACAAACATCAAGTGATTTTGTCAAAATTACACAACAAGAACTTACACATATTGCAgactttttatataattttgacAATGTTCagattgataataatgataCAGGAGAAAAACCAGTGAAATTCAATTTGGAACGGCTAGGTCAGTATCTGCAAGATCAGGAACTGACAATATTACCTGACGATGAAGACAATCCTTGGCACAAGTACCTCAGGGAGAACTCCTGTTTGCTAAAAGATAATGACACAATATTTTCAATGATGGACTTTAGAAGGTTTTCACTTGTACAGCAGCAGAATTATTTAAAACTTGCAGTGGGAAAAATATTCGACGTGAGAACTAAAGATGTAGGCAAATATTTTACTGTATTGTACAACCTAAAATGTCATCAAAATGCAAATAAAATTGCTAGAAACAAGTTGAGAATCTCACAGATATTTGATGCCAGTGAAGACAGATTCATGATGGCTTTCACAGACacagaaaatataaaagaagaaatatattttgtgtCTGTCAATGTGAAAGAAAGACTGTGCAATGCTACTTGCTGTAAATATTCTTTCTCTTCGTGTTTGTTacgcgatgatgatgagacACCGGAAAgaaatttatgtattttagACTTACAATTTTATTCTTCACAATATTTATCTGTGCTCGTCAAACATCCCAGTGTCGATGACAGCACAATGTTCATTCAAGTACCACTTAAAAttgttttggaaaattcaatagAATTTAATATGAAATCAAAATCATTACTAGTATTTAATGAAAAAGTCCCCAAGAAAAATATATCTCCTTTATTAGATTCAAGTGTTTACAAAGTTCTGGAAAAAATGGATGGGTTCAGAATTGCAGTATCAGGTAGCAGAAAAGTAGCAGTTGTTTTGTCAAATAGCAacagaaaagttagagtttTCGAAATGGAAATTAATGGAGAAGATGAAGAAGATGAAACTCTGGACACAACACCACTTTCACAAACAAGTCAAACATGA
- the LOC117983365 gene encoding synaptobrevin-1-like, with the protein MENPSGTQGPRVSDKRLAQTQAKVDEVVGIMRVNVEKVLERDQKLSELDNRADALQHGAAQFEQQAGKLKRKYWWQNLKMMLIIGAVGAVLLIIIIVWATSGSSSSAPAPAPAPTQAPPVTDTPAGR; encoded by the coding sequence ATGGAGAATCCAAGTGGAACTCAAGGACCAAGGGTAAGCGATAAACGTTTAGCCCAAACTCAGGCAAAGGTGGATGAAGTTGTCGGAATTATGCGTGTCAATGTCGAGAAAGTTTTGGAGAGGGACCAGAAGTTGTCTGAATTGGATAACAGAGCGGATGCTCTACAGCATGGTGCAGCGCAGTTTGAACAACAGGCTGGTAAACTCAAAAGAAAGTATTGGTGGCAAAACTTAAAGATGATGTTAATTATTGGTGCTGTAGGAGCAGTCCTACTCATCATTATCATTGTATGGGCGACATCTGGTTCAAGCAGCTCCGCACCAGCACCGGCCCCGGCTCCTACTCAGGCCCCACCTGTTACCGACACACCGGCAGGTCGATAA